A region of Planococcus sp. MSAK28401 DNA encodes the following proteins:
- a CDS encoding cation diffusion facilitator family transporter, which translates to MGEFFGLLKGGNKPSLYAALINTFIAIMKGVAFTFTGNVAMFAETMHSIGDAANQYFVFIGSALSKKAPTKRFPNGFGRLLNLVLLAAVLIVGIMAYETIREGWHQMLHPIEAEGFIISVVVLSIAILLELFVLYKAGKEVLHEAGVKGGALAPLTTSFTHLNRAKPATKLVFLEDLVATSGGLLALVAVLIAHYTGFLQIEGAASIAIGLMMFYVVTKIFLDNARGVIGETDEQMVNHIAHLLSDRPAVKDIRELEVVKEGEFLHVETLVEVDPNLTVKEADELQNRLAELILSQPSVDDVIVSLDADDGEKHWVHVSKRPDSLKKPE; encoded by the coding sequence TTGGGAGAATTTTTTGGATTGTTAAAGGGAGGAAATAAACCATCTCTTTACGCAGCACTTATCAATACGTTTATTGCTATTATGAAAGGCGTCGCCTTTACTTTTACCGGAAATGTTGCCATGTTTGCCGAAACGATGCATTCGATCGGTGACGCGGCGAACCAATACTTCGTTTTTATTGGATCTGCATTATCGAAAAAAGCGCCGACTAAGCGTTTTCCAAATGGTTTTGGTCGGCTGTTAAATTTAGTTTTGCTTGCAGCTGTTCTAATCGTGGGAATCATGGCTTATGAAACCATCCGTGAGGGCTGGCACCAAATGTTGCACCCTATTGAGGCAGAAGGCTTTATTATTAGCGTTGTCGTTCTATCAATTGCCATTTTACTTGAATTGTTCGTTCTTTATAAAGCCGGTAAGGAAGTACTGCATGAAGCTGGCGTGAAAGGCGGCGCACTTGCCCCGCTCACTACGAGTTTTACTCATTTGAACCGCGCAAAACCAGCTACAAAACTGGTGTTCCTGGAAGACTTGGTTGCAACTTCTGGTGGTTTGCTGGCTCTAGTTGCTGTCTTGATCGCACATTATACCGGATTCCTGCAAATTGAAGGCGCAGCATCCATCGCAATCGGCTTGATGATGTTCTACGTCGTGACGAAAATTTTCTTGGATAATGCACGTGGGGTCATTGGAGAAACGGATGAACAAATGGTTAACCATATTGCACATCTCCTTTCCGACAGACCTGCTGTCAAAGATATCCGTGAACTGGAAGTAGTTAAAGAGGGTGAATTTTTACACGTTGAAACTTTGGTGGAAGTTGACCCTAACCTAACCGTTAAGGAAGCTGACGAATTGCAAAACCGCTTGGCTGAACTTATTTTGAGCCAGCCTAGCGTGGACGATGTGATTGTCTCACTCGATGCAGACGATGGCGAAAAACACTGGGTACACGTTAGTAAGCGTCCTGATTCACTGAAGAAACCCGAATAA